The proteins below come from a single Drosophila suzukii chromosome X, CBGP_Dsuzu_IsoJpt1.0, whole genome shotgun sequence genomic window:
- the rg gene encoding neurobeachin isoform X2, which produces MDSLERLMRAAPLPRMLTSGVVATAAAAAAAAAGKGMVSVGGGVSGTTMATAGNGQQRALVHASLAAATVGRKGRHLTGTFCLTGDTMEGIIQCLVFLKAFSLVGGEFDMELNFVIQDAQNIKHMLELLDHCPPNLQAEIWSVFIAILRKSVRNLQACTDVGLIEHVLVRLQRSETVVADLLIEMLGVLASYSITVKELKLLFGTMKATNGKWPRHSAKLLNVLRQMPHRNGPDVFFSFPGRKGSAMVLPPLAKWPYENGFTFTTWFRLDPINSVNIEREKPYLYCFKTSKGVGYTAHFVGNCLVLTSMKVKGKGFQHCVKYEFQPRKWYMIAIVYIYNRWTKSEIKCLVNGQLASSTEMAWFVSTNDPFDKCYIGATPELDEERVFCGQMSAIYLFSEALTTQQICAMHRLGPGYKSQFRFDNECYLNLPDNHKRVSHFQLLPATLGASALPGGSGSGTGSGSDAAAAAAAAVAAGQQQQLQLQFQTLAAEQEARAIDWSDEKLDLNAAFVKIRAVLTARNAVTLAVTGSSSGNTPTAAAAAAAAAGAGATTAAATSAAATAATQNENDAAAAAAAAAVQQQQHATTSGNADDPLGHLPTGNASSFEQLRRMSSVSSLNSLLGTADTEEVNQLKAVLYDGKLSNAIVFMYNPVATDGQLCLQSSPKGNVSYFVHTPHALMLQDVKAVVTHSIHCTLNSIGGIQVLFPLFSQLDMAHEGLGDIKRDPTLCSKLLGFICELVETSQTVQQHMIQNRGFLVISFMLQRSSREHLTLEVLGSFLNLTKYLVTCLSANSDLLLKQLLDHVLFNPALWIYTPANVQARLYSYLATEFLSDTQIYSNVRRVSTVLQTVHTLKYYYWVVNPRAKSGIIPKGLDGPRPAQKDILAIRAYILLFLKQLIMIGNGVKEDELQSILNYLTTMHEDENLHDVLQMLISLMSEHPSSMVPAFDVKHGVRSIFKLLAAESQLIRLQALKLLGFFLSRSTHKRKYDVMSPHNLYTLLAERLLLYEESLSLPTYNVLYEIMTEHISQQILYTRHPEPESHYRLENPMILKVVATLIRQSKQTESLIDVKKLFLQDMTLLCNSNRENRRTVLQMSVWQEWLIAMAYIHPKSSEEQKISDMVYSLFRMLLHHAIKHEYGGWRVWVDTLAIVHSKVSYEEFKLQFAQMYEHYERQRTDNITDPALRQARPISTISGWEREELHQQQNGGSAAAAVAPNQQGAAGAVKGAVSIASLEDVPPVVEEEVEELELEEVEIQEGPIIEEAEPKSVIANISDVYNEQIKTDATCNGNLEEVKEEDSEIQELVEDLESKQPEASPLGALRETLQLGDDMDVEELELATAKDSLNAEQHVARVLQASEAALNDCKMAVDDVLQESSSVLKDEEIELAVNEVVQGVLNNEKKSQADKDKEQSVGQDNVNVSLLNSKNLLNNNNNNNNNNSPSATPTEPTTTTTATVGAETETEVNANEIVSSSPLAPKEERKTETVAEKGATPEVETPETAKPSPIVPSPVVATNQKTEDAANKLNNNEKLAEISASPEPIIVETPEADLLQLSDTETKPAKETEAEAEDPVALAVRDIVEQLIDKVIDATEAETASEIKTETNNNELPKGEKPNSEPGVSEVETPESLAAAAEEIVHEVVEAALVLVQEETTPVKAEEKVEDLLELDQKPAVTGVQEAKALPEVSKEPEEDLKTKEELTTEEPKDHKSQEVPAELPQKQEEHVVAIVNQVLDTLVDETVKAVAAEQTTQTSPAPEEESPKILTKQSGVTPVRVKPNEVDSTTQTTPKNEAGSNLLVEEVQQVLQEDEAQTAAGIASLEDEEYSNQQTASGVENPNGQMEANHYGPGNPESKQQQQQQQQQQQQQQRSKSGSTRPMFSPGPTRPPFRIPEFKWSYIHQRLLSDVLFSLETDIQVWRSHSTKSVLDFVNSSENAIFVVNTVHLISQLADNLIIACGGLLPLLASATSPNSELDVLEPTQGMPLEVAVSFLQRLVNMADVLIFATSLNFGELEAEKNMSSGGILRQCLRLVCTCAVRNCLECKERTRYNVGALARDVPGAAHLQALIRGAQASPKNIVESITGQLSPVKDPEKLLQDMDVNRLRAVIYRDVEETKQAQFLSLAIVYFISVLMVSKYRDILEPPAEPQIQRQSPVLQRTAGGEAASARPLFPQWSHHVYPQFLPESHQNHNSNMQHQQQQQQHYYQQQQQQQQQQQQQVAHNHSHHHMTAAYYQQQQQQQQQHQQVAGGQQQHSPTPLATHSTSSSASSTATSQPASSSSLSSLASQSQQQSHRQLHKQQQQQQQQHYHPHQPHYGLINGHQQHQQLNGKHYTENGSAAGYHPHPHPHGGGGYMRNGESTAGQQNGISDYQAAVGLMNGHGSNATAGNNNNSSLMNNMRNLRNGGATPSASSSPPPPTAGNQGISGISGISGISGIAGVATTGAVVNANAAAAGVGGVGVGGVGMGMGGVAGGLDGGVAYKTSAINNNYRYNGRNASAGTGGRQIQDSDYEIIVVDENNPSVLADNDSHSSGPPSIKANQTTTTTTATTTHINNNNNTKTTTANAPTTTIKIQQQPLSPPKPFVPQKLPKSVDSDVGSLNMNSTENEVPEVESSSEILIDDHKPSHSNDESWTDVNLNEDAAVQAASAGMVVGLVDNGGNVITDKHDPSSHHNQQQQQQQQQQQQHQQQQQQQQHGSLGNSERGDKPDSEISVVRVPDGYAGSGGSNPGQGQGVPPNQRPRPDELPMKAPALVAQLPLTTPSREASLTQKLEIALGPVCPLLREIMVDFAPFLSKTLVGSHGQELLMEGKGLTTFKNSHSVVELVMLLCSQEWQNSLQKHAGLAFIELINEGRLLSHAMKDHIVRVANEAEFILNRMRADDVLKHADFESQCAQTLLERREEERMCDHLITAARRRDNVIASRLLEKVRNIMCNRHGAWGDSSANTTSASGGAIVGAVQKSPYWKLDAWEDDARRRKRMVQNPRGSSHPQATLKAALENGGPEDAILQTRDEFHTQIAVSRAHPSGQHNGELLDDAELLIEDRELDLDLTGPVNISTKARLIAPGLVAPGTVSITSTEMFFEVDEEHPEFQKIDGEVLKYCDHLHGKWYFSEVRAIFSRRYLLQNVALEIFLASRTSILFAFPDQHTVKKVIKALPRVGVGIKYGIPQTRRASMMSPRQLMRNSNMTQKWQRREISNFEYLMFLNTIAGRTYNDLNQYPIFPWVLTNYESKDLDLSLPSNYRDLSKPIGALNPSRRAYFEERYESWDSDTIPPFHYGTHYSTAAFTLNWLVRVEPFTTMFLALQGGKFDYPDRLFSSVSLSWKNCQRDTSDVKELIPEWYFLPEMFYNSSGYRLGHREDGALVDDIELPPWAKSPEEFVRINRMALESEFVSCQLHQWIDLIFGYKQRGPEAIRATNVFYYLTYEGSVDLDGVLDPVMREAVENQIRNFGQTPSQLLMEPHPPRSSAMHLSPMMFSAMPEDLCQMLKFYQNSPVIHISANTYPQLSLPSVVTVTAGHQFAVNRWNCNYTASVQSPSYAESPQSPGSNQPLTIDPVLAVHGTNNNSNAVSRRHLGDNFSQMLKIRSNCFVTTVDSRFLIACGFWDNSFRVFATETAKIVQIVFGHFGVVTCMARSECNITSDCYIASGSADCTVLLWHWNARTQSIVGEGDVPTPRATLTGHEQAVTSVVISAELGLVVSGSSNGPVLIHTTFGDLLRSLDPPAEFHSPELITMSREGFIVINYDKGNVAAYTINGKKLRHETHNDNLQCMLLSRDGEYLMTAGDRGIVEVWRTFNLAPLYAFPACNAGIRSLALTHDQKYLLAGLSTGSIIVFHIDFNRWHHEYQQRY; this is translated from the exons ATCTGCTCATCGAGATGCTGGGCGTCCTGGCCAGCTATAGCATAACGGTGAAGGAGCTGAAGCTGCTCTTTGGGACGATGAAGGCCACCAATGGCAAGTGGCCGCGTCACTCGGCCAAGCTGCTGAACGTCCTCCGGCAGATGCCACATCGCAACGGACCGGATGTGTTCTTCAGCTTTCCGGGCCGCAAGGGATCG GCCATGGTCCTGCCGCCGTTGGCCAAATGGCCCTATGAGAATGGATTCACCTTCACCACCTGGTTTCGGCTGGATCCCATCAATTCGGTGAATATCGAAAGGGAGAAGCCTTACCTGTACTG CTTCAAGACATCGAAGGGTGTGGGCTATACGGCGCATTTTGTGGGCAATTGCCTCGTCCTCACCTCGATGAAGGTCAAGGGCAAGGGCTTTCAGCATTGTGTGAAATACGAATTCCAGCCACGAAAG TGGTATATGATTGCCATAGTGTATATATACAATCGTTGGACGAAAAGCGAAATCAAGTGCCTCGTTAATGGACAGCTGGCCTCTTCAACTGAGATGGCCTGGTTTGTTTCCACAAACGAT CCCTTTGACAAGTGCTACATTGGAGCCACCCCCGAATTGGACGAGGAGCGCGTGTTCTGTGGCCAAATGTCGGCGATCTACCTTTTCAGCGAGGCCCTGACCACGCAGCAGATCTGTGCGATGCACCGCCTGGGTCCCGGCTACAAG tCGCAGTTCCGGTTCGACAACGAGTGCTATCTAAATCTGCCGGACAATCACAAGCGGGTGAGTCACTTTCAACTTCTGCCAGCGACCTTGGGGGCGTCAGCACTGCCGGGCGGCAGTGGGAGTGGCACCGGAAGCGGTAGCGATgcggcagcagcggcggcagcagcCGTTGCCGCCGGACAGCAACAACAGTTGCAGCTGCAATTCCAAACGCTGGCCGCCGAACAGGAGGCGCGGGCAATCGATTGGTCCGATGAGAAACTCGATTTGAATGCGGCATTTGTGAAAATTCGAGCGGTCTTAACCGCACGCAATGCAGTGACCTTGGCGGTCACCGGAAGTAGCAGTGGCAACACCCccactgcagcagcagcagcagcagcagcagctggagCAGGAGCAACtactgcagcagcaacatctgcTGCTGCCACAGCGGCAACACAAAATGAAAAcgatgcagcagcagcagcagcagcagcagcggtacaacagcagcaacatgcaaCAACATCTGGCAACGCTGACGATCCGCTCGGCCATTTGCCCACCGGAAATGCTTCTTCTTTTG AGCAACTCCGTCGAATGTCCAGTGTGAGCAGCTTGAACTCACTGTTGGGAACCGCCGACACTGAGGAGGTCAACCAGCTGAAAGCT GTCCTGTACGATGGCAAACTATCGAATGCCATTGTGTTCATGTACAATCCAGTGGCCACCGATGGTCAATTGTGTCTGCAATCGTCGCCCAAGGGAAACGTTTCATATTTCGTGCACACACCGCATGCGCTGATGTTGCAG GATGTAAAGGCCGTGGTCACGCACTCGATACACTGCACCCTCAACTCGATTGGCGGCATCCAGGTGCTGTTCCCGCTCTTCTCGCAGCTGGACATGGCCCACGAGGGCCTGGGCGACATCAAGCGGGATCCCACGCTGTG CTCCAAGCTGCTGGGCTTCATCTGTGAACTGGTGGAAACATCGCAGACGGTGCAGCAGCACATGATCCAGAACCGGGGCTTCCTGGTCATCTCGTTCATGCTGCAGCGCTCCTCCCGCGAACACCTCACCCTCGAGGTCCTGGGATCCTTCCTGAACCTCACCAAGTATCTGGTCACCTGCCTGTCGGCCAACAGTGATCTGCTGCTCAAGCAG CTGCTGGACCATGTCCTCTTCAATCCAGCCCTGTGGATATACACACCCGCGAATGTCCAGGCGCGACTGTACTCCTATTTGGCCACCGAGTTCCTCTCGGACACGCAGATCTACAGCAATGTGAGGAGGGTCAGCACGGTCCTGCAGACGGTGCACACCCTGAAGTACTACTACTGGGTGGTCAATCCGCGGGCCAAAAGCGGCATCATCCCGAAGGGACTGG ATGGACCTCGTCCGGCCCAAAAGGACATCCTGGCCATTCGGGCCTACATCCTGCTGTTCCTCAAGCAGCTTATCATGATCGGCAATGGCGTGAAGGAGGACGAGCTGCAGAGCATACTTAACTATCTGACCACCATGCACGAG GACGAGAACCTGCACGACGTGCTGCAGATGCTCATCTCGCTGATGTCGGAGCATCCTAGCTCCATGGTACCTGCCTTCGATGTGAAGCACGGTGTGCGCAGCATCTTCAAGTTGTTGGCGGCCGAGAGTCAGTTGATTCGACTGCAGGCCCTCAAATTGCTGGGCTTCTTCCTTTCGCGAAGTACCCACAA ACGCAAGTACGACGTGATGTCGCCACACAATCTGTACACACTGCTGGCGGAACGATTGCTCCTCTATGAGGAGTCTCTCTCCCTGCCCACCTACAATGTCCTCTACGAGATTATGACGGAGCACATCTCGCAACAGATCCTGTACACACGACATCCGGAACCGGAGAGTCACTACCGTCTGGAGAATCCAA TGATCCTCAAGGTGGTGGCCACCCTGATTCGGCAGTCCAAGCAGACCGAGTCCCTGATCGATGTGAAGAAGCTGTTCCTGCAGGATATGACCCTGTTGTGCAACAGCAATCGGGAGAACCGACGCACCGTGCTCCAAATGTCCGTGTGGCAGGAGTGGCTCATTGCGATGGCCTACATCCATCCAAAGAGCAGCGAAGAGCAGAAGATTAGCGACATGGTCTACTCCCTGTTCCGCATGCTGCTCCATCATGCCATCAAGCATGAGTATGGCGGTTGGCGAGTTTGGGTAGATACCCTCGCCATTGTCCACTCGAAGGTGTCGTACGAGGAGTTCAAACTCCAGTTTGCCCAGATGTACGAGCACTACGAACGCCAGCGTACGGATAATATCACAGATCCCGCCCTGCGTCAGGCCAGGCCCATTAGTACGATCAGTGGTTGGGAACGGGAGGAGCTGCATCAGCAGCAGAATGGTGGATCCGCTGCAGCAGCAGTGGCTCCAAATCAGCAAGGAGCTGCCGGAGCGGTCAAGGGTGCCGTATCCATTGCCTCGCTGGAGGATGTGCCGCCCGTGGTcgaggaggaggtggaggaACTGGAACTCGAGGAGGTGGAGATCCAAGAGGGTCCCATCATCGAAGAGGCCGAACCGAAATCCGTGATAGCCAATATTTCCGATGTCTACAACGAGCAGATCAAAACCGATGCCACATGCAATGGCAATCTGGAAGAGGTCAAAGAGGAGGACTCTGAGATTCAGGAACTTGTTGAAGATCTCGAGTCCAAGCAACCGGAAGCATCTCCGTTGGGAGCCCTCAGGGAAACCCTGCAGCTGGGCGATGACATGGATGTCGAGGAACTGGAGCTGGCCACCGCCAAGGATTCGCTCAATGCGGAACAGCATGTGGCGCGAGTTCTTCAGGCCTCCGAGGCGGCACTCAACGATTGCAAAATGGCCGTCGATGATGTCCTGCAGGAGTCATCATCTGTCCTTAAGGACGAGGAGATCGAACTGGCGGTCAACGAAGTTGTTCAGGGTGTCCTTAACAACGAAAAGAAATCCCAGGCCGATAAGGATAAGGAACAGTCCGTGGGGCAGGATAATGTTAATGTTAGCCTGCTGAACAGCAAGAATCTGctcaacaataataataataacaataataacaatagtccgagtgccacgcccacagaGCCCACGACCACGACGACGGCGACGGTGGgagcggaaacggaaacggagGTCAATGCCAATGAGATCGTGAGCAGCAGCCCACTGGCACCCAAGGAGGAACGGAAAACGGAAACGGTAGCGGAAAAGGGAGCAACACCGGAAGTGGAAACACCGGAAACGGCCAAGCCAAGCCCCATAGTCCCCAGCCCCGTAGTAGCAACCAATCAAAAGACTGAAGATGCAGCCAACAAGCTGAACAACAACGAGAAGCTGGCCGAAATCAGCGCTAGTCCCGAGCCCATTATTGTGGAAACGCCAGAGGCTGATCTTCTCCAGCTTTCCGATACCGAAACCAAACCGGCAAAGGAAACGGAAGCGGAAGCTGAGGATCCTGTAGCACTGGCCGTTAGGGATATTGTCGAGCAACTCATCGACAAGGTGATCGATGCCACGGAAGCGGAAACGGCCAGTGAAATCAAAACAGAGACCAATAATAATGAACTACCCAAGGGGGAGAAACCCAATTCAGAGCCAGGGGTTTCCGAAGTGGAAACTCCCGAGAGTCTGGCCGCTGCCGCCGAGGAAATTGTCCATGAGGTAGTGGAGGCAGCTCTTGTTTTGGTCCAAGAAGAGACTACTCCGGTGAAAGCGGAGGAAAAGGTAGAGGATCTGCTTGAACTCGATCAAAAGCCAGCGGTTACAGGCGTTCAGGAAGCTAAGGCTCTCCCAGAAGTCTCTAAGGAACCAGAGGAAGATCTCAAAACCAAGGAGGAGCTGACAACCGAGGAGCCCAAGGATCACAAGTCCCAGGAAGTACCCGCGGAACTGCCCCAAAAACAAGAGGAGCATGTGGTGGCCATTGTCAACCAGGTACTCGACACCCTGGTCGACGAAACCGTCAAGGCCGTGGCCGCCGAGCAAACCACCCAGACTTCACCCGCTCCCGAGGAGGAATCACCCAAGATTCTGACCAAGCAATCGGGGGTGACGCCAGTGCGGGTCAAGCCCAATGAAGTGGACTCCACCACACAGACAACGCCGAAAAATGAGGCGGGATCTAATCTTCTGGTTGAAGAGGTGCAGCAAGTCCTTCAGGAGGACGAAGCTCAAACAGCCGCAGGCATTGCCTCCCTTGAAGATGAGGAGTACTCTAATCAACAGACAGCATCGGGTGTCGAAAATCCCAACGGTCAAATGGAGGCCAATCATTATGGCCCCGGCAATCCGGAATCcaagcaacagcaacaacaacagcagcagcagcaacaacagcaacagcgcTCCAAATCGGGTTCCACACGACCCATGTTCAGTCCAGGACCAACACGTCCACCCTTCCGGATACCGGAATTCAAGTGGTCCTACATCCATCAGCGACTCCTCAGCGATGTGCTCTTCTCGCTGGAAACGGACATTCAGGTGTGGCGCAGTCATTCGACCAAAAGCGTCCTGGACTTTGTCAACTCCAGTGAGAATGCCATCTTTGTGGTGAACACAGTGCATCTGATTTCGCAGCTGGCGGATAACCTGATTATTGCCTGCGGAGGATTGCTGCCCCTACTGGCCAGCGCCACGTCACCCAAT TCCGAACTGGATGTCCTCGAGCCCACGCAGGGCATGCCTTTGGAGGTCGCCGTGTCCTTCCTGCAGCGTCTGGTCAACATGGCTGATGTCCTTATCTTTGCCACGTCCCTGAATTTCGGTGAGCTGGAGGCGGAGAAGAACATGTCCAGTGGTGGCATCCTGCGCCAGTGCCTCCGGCTGGTCTGCACCTGTGCGGTGAGGAATTGCCTGGAGTGCAAGGAGCGAACGCGCTATAATGTTGGAGCCTTGGCGAGAGACGTTCCGGGTGCGGCGCACCTGCAGGCCCTCATTCGCGGTGCCCAGGCATCGCCCAAG AACATTGTCGAGTCAATCACCGGTCAATTATCACCTGTTAAGGATCCCGAGAAGCTGCTCCAGGACATGGACGTCAATCGCCTGCGTGCCGTCATCTATCGCGATGTG GAGGAGACGAAGCAGGCACAGTTCCTGTCGCTGGCAATCGTCTACTTCATATCGGTCCTGATGGTCTCCAAGTATCGTGATATTCTGGAGCCGCCGGCAGAGCCGCAGATCCAGCGTCAATCGCCAGTGCTACAGCGCACGGCAGGCGGCG AAGCCGCCAGTGCGCGTCCTTTGTTTCCCCAATGGTCACATCATGTCTACCCGCAATTCCTGCCCGAATCGCACCAGAATCACAACAGCAACatgcaacaccagcagcaacagcagcaacactactaccagcaacagcagcaacagcaacagcagcagcaacagcaggtTGCCCATAATCACAGCCATCATCACATGACTGCTGCTTActaccagcagcagcaacagcaacagcagcaacatcagcaagTTGCAGGtggacagcagcaacattcGCCCACTCCCTTGGCCACACACTCGACCAGTTCTTCGGCCAGCTCCACGGCCACATCTCAGCCAGCATCGAGCTCCTCGCTCTCCAGCCTGGCATCCCAAAGTCAACAGCAATCGCATCGCCAGTTGCAcaagcaacagcagcaacagcagcagcaacattaCCATCCTCACCAGCCGCACTATGGCTTGATCAATGGCcaccagcaacatcagcagctgAATGGCAAACATTATACAGAAAATGGATCCGCAGCGGGATatcatccacatccacatccacatggTGGCGGTGGTTATATGCGAAATGGAGAGTCAACAGCGGGACAACAGAATGGTATTTCCGACTATCAGGCGGCAGTGGGACTGATGAATGGTCATGGCTCAAATGCAACGGctggtaataataataattccagTCTGATGAACAATATGCGAAATTTGAGGAATGGTGGAGCAACTCCATCAGCATCATCATCGCCACCGCCACCAACAGCGGGAAACCAAGGAATCTCGGGAATCTCTGGTATCTCGGGTATCTCGGGCATTGCAGGTGTTGCAACAACGGGTGCTGTTGTTAATGCaaatgctgctgctgctggtgttggtGGTGTTGGTGTTGGTGGTGTTGGCATGGGCatggggggcgtggcagggggCTTGGATGGAGGCGTGGCCTACAAGACGAGCgccataaataataattaccGCTACAATGGACGCAACGCATCCGCTGGAACAG GTGGTCGCCAAATCCAGGATAGTGACTATGAAATAATTGTTGTCGATGAGAACAATCCATCCGTTTTGGCCgataatgattcacattccAGTGGACCGCCTTCCATAAAG GCCAAccagacaacaacaacaacaacagctacAACAACCCATattaacaacaacaacaacactaagacaacaacagcaaacgctccaacaacaacaattaaaattCAACAACAACCATTGTCACCACCAAAGCCGTTTGTGCCACAAAAATTGCCAAAG AGCGTCGATTCGGATGTGGGTTCCCTCAACATGAACTCCACGGAGAACGAAGTGCCCGAGGTGGAGTCCTCCAGCGAGATCCTCATCGATGACCACAAGCCTAGCCATTCGAACGACGAAAGCTGGACGGATGTGAATCTTAACGAGGATGCGGCCGTTCAGGCGGCCAGTGCCGGCATGGTTGTGGGATTGGTGGATAATGGTGGTAATGTCATAACCGACAAGCACGACCCATCATCGCATCAcaaccagcaacagcagcagcagcaacagcaacagcagcagcatcagcagcagcaacaacagcagcagcatggTTCACTTGGCAACTCGGAGCGGGGTGATAAACCCGATTCGGAGATATCGGTGGTCCGTGTACCCGATGGTTATGCCGGTTCCGGTGGCTCTAATCCTGGACAAGGTCAGGGTGTCCCGCCAAATCAGCGTCCTCGTCCCGACGAGTTGCCCATGAAGGCTCCCGCCTTGGTGGCCCAGTTGCCACTGACCACGCCGTCGCGAGAGGCAAGTCTCACCCAGAAACTGGAAATTGCACTGGGACCAGTGTGTCCATTGCTGCGCGAAATCATGGTGGATTTCGCTCCATTCCTGTCCAAGACCCTCGTTGGTTCGCATGGCCAGGAACTGCTGATGGAGGGCAAGGGACTGACCACATTCAAGAACTCCCATTCGGTGGTCGAGCTGGTGATGCTGCTCTGCTCCCAGGAATGGCAGAATAGCCTGCAGAAACATGCCGGTCTGGCCTTCATCGAGCTGATCAACGAGGGTCGCCTCCTGTCGCATGCCATGAAGGATCACATCGTGAGGGTGGCCAATGAGGCGGAGTTCATACTGAATCGTATGCGTGCCGATGATGTACTCAAGCATGCCGACTTTGAATCGCAGTGTGCCCAAACCCTCTTGGAGCGCAGGGAGGAGGAGAGGATGTGTGATCACCTCATAACCGCCGCTCGTCGTCGGGATAATGTGATTGCCAGCCGGCTGCTGGAGAAGGTGCGGAACATAATGTGCAATCGTCATGGAGCCTGGGGTGATTCCAGTGCCAACACGACGAGTGCCAGTGGTGGCGCCATTGTGGGAGCAGTGCAAAAGAGTCCGTACTGGAAACTGGATGCCTGGGAGGATGATGCCCGTCGCCGGAAGCGGATGGTACAGAATCCTCGCGGCTCATCGCATCCACAGGCCACGCTGAAGGCGGCTCTGGAGAATGGTGGACCCGAAGATGCCATCCTGCAGACACGCGATGAGTTCCACACTCAGATTGCCGTTTCGCGAGCCCATCCATCGGGTCAGCACAATGGTGAACTTTTGGACGATGCGGAGCTGTTGATCGAGGATCGAGAATTGGATCTGGATCTCACGGGTCCGGTCAACATTAGCACCAAGGCGAGATTGATAGCTCCGGGTTTGGTGGCCCCTGGCACTGTTTCGATAACCAGCACTGAAATGTTCTTTGAGGTCGATGAAGAGCATCCCGAATTCCAGAAGATCGATGGGGAAGTTCTCAAATACTGCGATCATTTGCACGGCAAGTGGTACTTCTCCGAGGTGAGGGCCATCTTCTCGAGGCGCTATCTCCTGCAGAATGTGGCACTGGAGATATTTTTGGCCAGCAGGACATCCATTCTGTTCGCCTTTCCCGATCAGCATACGGTGAAGAAGGTGATCAAAGCTCTGCCCCGTGTTGGAGTGGGCATAAAGTATGGAATACCCCAGACACGCAGGGCATCAATGATGTCGCCAAGGCAGCTGATGCGCAACTCCAATATGACCCAGAAATGGCAGCGTCGCGAGATTAGCAACTTTGAGTATCTAATGTTCCTCAATACAATCGCCGGCAGGACGTACAACGACCTCAATCAGTATCCCATCTTCCCGTGGGTGCTGACCAATTACGAGTCCAAGGATTTGGATCTCAGCCTGCCCTCGAACTATAGGGATCTATCGAAACCCATTGGGGCATTGAATCCATCGCGTAGAGCGTACTTTGAGGAGCGTTACGAGAGTTGGGACAGCGATACCATACCGCCCTTCCACTATGGCACCCATTATTCCACAGCGGCCTTTACGCTCAACTGGTTGGTGCGCGTGGAACCGTTCACCACCATGTTCCTGGCCCTGCAGGGCGGCAAGTTCGATTATCCCGATAGGTTGTTCAGTTCGGTATCGCTGTCGTGGAAGAATTGCCAGCGGGATACGTCGGACGTTAAGGAACTGATACCCGAATGGTATTTCCTCCCCGAGATGTTCTACAACTCGTCGGGCTATCGGTTGGGTCATCGCGAGGATGGTGCCTTGGTGGATGATATCGAACTACCGCCCTGGGCCAAGAGCCCCGAGGAATTTGTGCGCATCAATCGCATGGCTTTGGAATCGGAATTCGTATCCTGCCAACTGCATCAGTGGATCGATTTGATCTTTGGCTATAAGCAACGTGGTCCCGAGGCCATTAGGGCCACCAATGTGTTCTACTACCTGACCTATGAGGGTAGCGTCGACCTGGATGGCGTCCTGGATCCTGTGATGCGCGAAGCTGTGGAGAATCAGATCCGCAATTTTGGCCAAACTCCAAGTCAACTGCTGATGGAACCCCATCCGCCGCGCAGCTCGGCCATGCATCTGTCGCCGATGATGTTCAGTGCAATGCCCGAGGATCTATGCCAGATGCTCAAGTTCTATCAGAACTCACCGGTCATTCACATCTCGGCCAACACCTATCCACAATTGTCGCTGCCATCGGTGGTGACGGTCACGGCGGGTCACCAGTTCGCGGTGAATCGATGGAACTGCAACTATACCGCCTCCGTCCAGAGTCCCAGCTACGCCGAATCGCCCCAATCACCGGGATCCAATCAGCCACTGACCATCGATCCGGTTCTGG CTGTCCATGGTACCAACAATAATAGCAATGCGGTCAGTCGACGACATTTGGGTGATAACTTCAGCCAAATGCTCAAGATCCGATCGAACTGCTTTGTCACCACGGTGGATAGTCGGTTTCTCATCGCCTGTGGATTCTGGGACAACAGTTTCCGGGTGTTTGCCACCGAAACAG CGAAAATCGTGCAAATTGTGTTCGGACACTTTGGAGTGGTGACCTGCATGGCCCGTTCCGAGTGCAACATCACCTCGGATTGCTACATCGCCTCCGGATCCGCCGACTGCACGGTGCTCCTGTGGCACTGGAATGCCCGTACCCAGAGCATCGTGGGCGAGGGCGATGTGCCCACTCCACGGGCCACCCTAACGGGTCACGAACAGGCGGTGACCTCGGTGGTGATCAGTGCCGAACTGGGTCTGGTTGTCTCGGGATCGTCAA ATGGACCCGTGCTAATCCACACCACTTTCGGCGACCTTCTGCGCTCGCTGGATCCACCGGCGGAGTTCCACTCCCCGGAACTGATCACCATGTCCCGCGAGGGCTTCATTGTCATCAATTACGACAAGGGCAATGTGGCCGCCTACACCATCAATGGCAAGAAACTGCGCCACGAGACGCACAACGACAATCTACAG tgcatgCTGCTGTCGCGCGATGGTGAATACCTGATGACCGCCGGCGATCGCGGCATCGTGGAGGTGTGGCGCACCTTCAACCTAGCACCACTTTATGCCTTCCCCGCCTGCAATGCGGGCATCCGATCTTTGGCCCTCACCCACGATCAGAA ATACCTTCTGGCCGGACTTTCGACGGGCTCGATCATAGTATTCCACATCGATTTCAATCGCTGGCACCATGAGTACCAGCAGCGCTACTAA